In Serratia liquefaciens ATCC 27592, the genomic stretch CACCGACCTTCAACGCCAGCTCAACCTGCGCCTTGGCGATGATCGGACGGGCCATTGAGGTCCCCAGCAGGTAGCTGCCTTCATACAGGGCACCGGTTTGCAGCACGGGGTAAACATAATCACTGATGAATTCTTCACGCAGATCAACAACGTGACACTCAGAGGCACCGGATTGCAGGGCTTTTTGCTCCACGCCTTCCAGATCGCTGCGCTCCTGGCCGATATCTGCCACGAATGCCACCACTTCGCAGCCGCCGTAGTTTTCTTTCAGCCAGGGAATGATGGCCGAAGTATCCAGGCCGCCAGAGTACGCCAGAACGATTTTTTTGATGCCTTGGTTTTGCATGGTCTTTTCCTTTTTAATTCTAAATTTAAGCGAGGATCCGGGTGCCAATCGACACGCCGTTAAACAGTGCAGGAAGCTGATCGGCATGGCGCCAACTGGCGATATCTACCGGGCGACCGAGGGTGCGGGCCGCATCGAGCGCCGCATTCACCTTCACCACCATACCATCAGTGATGATGCCCTGGGCAATCAGTTGTTCCGCTTTTTGCGCCGTCATTTCTGCGATGCGCTGCCCTTTTCCGTCGAGGATGCCACTGACATCCGACAGCAGGATCAAATCCGCACCCAGCGTGGCGGCCAACGCGGTCGCCGCCTGATCGGCGTTTACATTCATTAACTTCCCATCGGCGGTAATACCGATAGAGCTGATCACCGGCAGGTAGCCGGCACCCAGCAGGGTATTGAGCAACGCTGGCGACCCCGGCTGCGCGTTGCCTACGTGGCCAAGCGCCGGATCGAGCGGGGTGACGGTGACGCTGCCGCCGTCCGCCAGGCTCAGGCCTACGGCATTAATCTGGTGTTTGATCGCCCATGCCAGCAAGGTTTTGTTGGCCGTACCGGCCAGTGCGCCGGTGATAATGTCGATCTGATCGGCCGGGGTAACCCGCAGCCCATTTTTCTTCACCACCGGCAGGGAAAGCTGCTTCATCAGTTCGTCCACCACGCAACCGCCGCCGTGGACGATAACCAGTGGGCGCTGATGCTGCTGGCGGTAGCTGTCCAGCGCGGTAAACAAACGCTCCAGCGCTTCTTCACTGTCTAATAACACGCCACCTAACTTGATAATTAACGGGTTCATCGCTGTTTACATCCCACGCTGGTGATTTATTAAAGTAATGACTGGGTTTCCGGGAACCCAAAACGGATATTCAGGCATTGCACCGCCTGAGCGGCTGCGCCTTTCAACAGGTTGTCTTCCACCGCCACGGCAATCAGGTGTTCGCCCTGCACGGCAAAGCCGATATCGCAAAACGGCAACCCAACCACTGACTTCAGCGCCGGCACGCCTTTGTCGTACAGCCGCACCAGCGGTTTGTCGTCATAGGCAGCGTGATAAACGGCGGCCACGTCCTGCGCGGTCACGCCGGCTTTAAGGCGACAGGTGATGGTTTCGAGAATACCACGCGGGAAGTTACCCAAATGTGGCGTAAAGATGACCGGCACTCCCAGGTGCGCGACGATTTCCGGATGATGGCGGTGGTTGAAAATCCCGTACGGCTGCAGGCTCACCTCACAGAAGCTGGTGGTAACGCTGGCCTTGCGGCCCGCACCGCTAACGCCGCTGGTGGCGTTGATGACCGGCCACTGGTCGAGGTTCAGCAAACCTTGGTCGATCAGCGGTTTCAGTGCCAGCTGCGCTGCCGTTGGGTAACAGCCTGGCACGGCTATCAGCTGCGCCCGTTTGATTTCGTCGCTCTGCCACTCCGCCAGGCCATATACCGCCTGCTCCAGCAGCTCGGCATGCCGATGTTCAAAACCGTAGTACTGGCTGTAGAAAGCGGTATCTTTTA encodes the following:
- the argB gene encoding acetylglutamate kinase, which translates into the protein MNPLIIKLGGVLLDSEEALERLFTALDSYRQQHQRPLVIVHGGGCVVDELMKQLSLPVVKKNGLRVTPADQIDIITGALAGTANKTLLAWAIKHQINAVGLSLADGGSVTVTPLDPALGHVGNAQPGSPALLNTLLGAGYLPVISSIGITADGKLMNVNADQAATALAATLGADLILLSDVSGILDGKGQRIAEMTAQKAEQLIAQGIITDGMVVKVNAALDAARTLGRPVDIASWRHADQLPALFNGVSIGTRILA
- the argC gene encoding N-acetyl-gamma-glutamyl-phosphate reductase codes for the protein MLNTLIVGASGYAGAELTAYLNRHPHMNITALAVSAQSADAGKLLSDLHPQLKGIVDLPLQPLVDVAKAAEGIDVVFLATAHEVSHDIAPAFLAAGCVVFDLSGAFRVKDTAFYSQYYGFEHRHAELLEQAVYGLAEWQSDEIKRAQLIAVPGCYPTAAQLALKPLIDQGLLNLDQWPVINATSGVSGAGRKASVTTSFCEVSLQPYGIFNHRHHPEIVAHLGVPVIFTPHLGNFPRGILETITCRLKAGVTAQDVAAVYHAAYDDKPLVRLYDKGVPALKSVVGLPFCDIGFAVQGEHLIAVAVEDNLLKGAAAQAVQCLNIRFGFPETQSLL